In Mangifera indica cultivar Alphonso chromosome 7, CATAS_Mindica_2.1, whole genome shotgun sequence, the genomic window TGTATAGTAAGAATATTCTATCAACAACAACTCAATATTCTCCAATGAAAGAAACAAAGACCCTCAACCTTGCTTTTATACTATGTAACAGAAAAGGACAGGAAAttctaaataaagtaataagaAATTACTATTTAGATAGCAATCTAAATTTCTTATTGAACCATGTAAAAAGATTACATCAGATGCTTAAATTTATACATTTAGAGTTAACAAACtcttttaaagaaaatcatTAACAGCATCCACGAAATCTTACAAATATAGAGCAAAATTTAAGCAAGATGGatttgaaatatgatttttcaaggAGCTTTGTCATGACAGCAAACAGATTCAGTCAATAAGCTTGATCTTGTGACCCAACACTAATCTCATATGAGGTGTGATGGCTCCACCCCACAATATGAACTAAATGAGTCAACGGATAAACTTCTTACTACATTTAATAAGTAAATGCAACAGTTAATGGGTAGAATAGGAGCGACCAACAACAAATGTGACCTGCTACAAACATGTATCAAGAATCTGCTAATTAAGGTTTTTCGTTTAAAAATTGCATTAAATTGTATGTAAAGAGATGCATTGAAATAGTGTCACAAATAGAAAACGAAATGAATACTCTCTCCTTCACCTTGTAATCttctctaaatatatattttggatttttctCGTAAGTCATGTATTTTTTGTCTTGAGCATATTGCATTTCTTTGTTGTTTACTTTCTTCATGGTTTCACAGCAACCTGATCGATGtttcataacataaaattagaaTCTTGATCTTAATCAGCAATTCCATTTCGTTTTAGGATTCTAAAAGTACTAATATTTGCAGCTTGTTTGGCTTAAAATTAAAACGTATCAACTTGTTAGACACATTAAatcttcaaaaatatttgcAGGATGGCTGATCCAGCGACTATAACGGCAACAGTCATAGCTGGCGTGGATTTTGTAATAAAACAAGGCAAAGGCATAATCAACCCTCTGAAGAGGAAACATGGTTACGTAAAAAATATCACAGAGAACTACGACAGACTTGACGCGGAGTATAATAAACTTTGCACTCGAGAGAATGATATAAAAATCGGACTGGAGAGATGCAAAACAGAAGAAGACGAGACAGGGGAAAGCCAATTATGGCGTAAAAACGTGGGAAAGATGAAAGATGACGTCGAAGCATTGAAGAGTAAGTATCATAAACGTCCAACAGGATCTATACACTATTTTAATCTCATGAAACTTGGTAAAAGAATTGTGAAAAAGACGGAGGAGGTAGTTTCTCTTTGGAATGAACGGGAAAAAATACCAAGTCCAACGGTTAAGAAGCCGCCCGTTCTACATACAAGCATTCCTACcaacaaaattatcaaattcccATCTGTTGAAGAAACTGTTAGAAAGCTACAGGAGTATCTTGCagaagaaaatatcaaaacagTTGGCGTTGGGGGACCAATAGGAGTTGGGAAAAGTACAATAATGAATCGTCTGCAGCAAGAAATTGAGAAACCTAATAACTTtgtgtttttaataaatgtGGGCAAGAAAGGAGATGAAAGATACATACAGAATGAGCTTCTGAAGCGGCTCAAGGAAAAGCCCGAAGAACTCAGCGATGAAGAAAAAAAGCAGAGGATTTATGAAAAGCTGAAGAACTACCAGAATTATTTCTTGTTGCTTGATGACGTTTTTGCAAACGTTGAATTGGAAAAAGTTGGCATTAACTATGAACATAAGGGAAAGATGGTCATTGCGTCGAGGTATAAACGAGTTTTTATGCGCATGGATAAAGTTATAGAAGTGAAGAGACTGTCAGAGGAGGATGCCCAAAATATGTTCTGGGATAGAGTTCCCAAGGAATTGAAGGATAATCCAGACATCAAGAGAGAAGCAGAATTGATTATCAAGTTCTGCAGTGGCATGCCATACCTCATAAAGTTGATAGGAAATTACTTGACTGAAATGAGTCTTGCAGAAGATGTAAACCGTGCAGCAGTATGGCGAAACACTCGGCATGCATTAACATCACCAACTGGGGAGCCCAAGGGAGATTTGGAAACAGTTTACAAGTCCCTTAAACTTGAAATTGACAGGCTGAAAACAAATGACAGGTCTTGCTTTCTATATTTGGCAAGTTTTTCCTCTACCCATGAACTTCTTCgtgataatataattgaatgttggAGAGCTGAACAATTCTTAGAGGATTACAAAAAGCTTGGGACGGCCCGTGACGAGGGGTGTCGTCTATTGGTGTCTTTTGTCAACAATTTTCTTCTGGAAAAGGGAACCAAGGAGGCACAATACAAGATGTTCGAGTTTTATCAACGACTCGCCTCTAGATTTGCCAAAAACAACAagaattatattcaaaaatcaAGGATCTTTGTGATGAGCGATTCATCCTCATCCACTTTGCCAGATGAATGCAATTCTGAAAGAATCTCCACATTGTTACTTAAGGGAATTAGTTGCCTTCCACAGTTTCCATCACCAGTCTATGAATTCCTTCGACTTCTTGAATTACACAAAGCAAAGATTGCAACTCTTCCTTCATCAATCTCCACTTTGACGAATCTCAAAGCCATGTACTTAAAGAA contains:
- the LOC123220880 gene encoding disease resistance protein At4g27190-like codes for the protein MADPATITATVIAGVDFVIKQGKGIINPLKRKHGYVKNITENYDRLDAEYNKLCTRENDIKIGLERCKTEEDETGESQLWRKNVGKMKDDVEALKSKYHKRPTGSIHYFNLMKLGKRIVKKTEEVVSLWNEREKIPSPTVKKPPVLHTSIPTNKIIKFPSVEETVRKLQEYLAEENIKTVGVGGPIGVGKSTIMNRLQQEIEKPNNFVFLINVGKKGDERYIQNELLKRLKEKPEELSDEEKKQRIYEKLKNYQNYFLLLDDVFANVELEKVGINYEHKGKMVIASRYKRVFMRMDKVIEVKRLSEEDAQNMFWDRVPKELKDNPDIKREAELIIKFCSGMPYLIKLIGNYLTEMSLAEDVNRAAVWRNTRHALTSPTGEPKGDLETVYKSLKLEIDRLKTNDRSCFLYLASFSSTHELLRDNIIECWRAEQFLEDYKKLGTARDEGCRLLVSFVNNFLLEKGTKEAQYKMFEFYQRLASRFAKNNKNYIQKSRIFVMSDSSSSTLPDECNSERISTLLLKGISCLPQFPSPVYEFLRLLELHKAKIATLPSSISTLTNLKAMYLKNCDQLRVLCDEVGKLHNLEILDIRHTGIYNLPPVVGNLTTLKCLRVSIRNQVNGSAGEMIPPKVIARLRSLEELGIDANPTDGRWNQIVESIVADVATLTELTTLWFYFPMLNSFETFISQSKSWNRNHEQEDKRFRSFNIIVGQQQEDSLTEFDDSRWSDEKRLRFSAGEAFPDEILKVLEEASSFELIAHKAANLSVFRADNTARLEICTIKNCPEMTSIIDGHNAAFQRLKKLYIDDLPKLEHIWKNPVVPPNSLTSLTILKIKGCHSLRVLFSGTMVLGLKLLQQIQIEDCQVIKEIIEDGSVADSGAFPNLKELELINLPLLSNICNVATSTWNSLEMLKIDACVELKNFPSTFQKAEKLKCIYWTQSQWNQLVWPNDNDVTKNRFQNLHQPI